The genomic interval AACTTGAAGTGGAGGAGGTATAAGCCAACCTTTTTCTTTGCTCAGTTCAAGTATTTTAACGCCAAGTGCTGTTTTAGTAAGATGATATTTCGCAAATAAAGCTCCAATATCTTCTCTAATAGACTGACCCATAACTTGGCTACAAGCAACTAGTCCAAGTGATGTGTCATTGGCAATTTTAGCAGCAATTTCGGGATCAGAGAATCTTGCGCCTACAGGGATGTCTTCGAGTTTAACAGGGGGTCTCTCAGGCATCATAGGTGCGGAAGCAATTCCGTTATCAGTAAGCAATGTATCACATTCTTTAATTTCCATCTTTGCTTGATCAATGAGAGCATCCAGTATTTTTTTTAAGTCTTTGTCTCCAGCGTGATTTAAGTATGCTTGGTAACAGGATACAGCGCCTTTTGCTACAGTTGAAGCCTGCCAAACACTAAATATTTCACCGTAGTGCATTGGTTCATCCTTTGGATTACCGCTTAAAA from Paenibacillus sp. FSL K6-3182 carries:
- a CDS encoding DUF3231 family protein, which codes for MGILSGNPKDEPMHYGEIFSVWQASTVAKGAVSCYQAYLNHAGDKDLKKILDALIDQAKMEIKECDTLLTDNGIASAPMMPERPPVKLEDIPVGARFSDPEIAAKIANDTSLGLVACSQVMGQSIREDIGALFAKYHLTKTALGVKILELSKEKGWLIPPPLQVKRPETVNA